In one window of Nothobranchius furzeri strain GRZ-AD chromosome 11, NfurGRZ-RIMD1, whole genome shotgun sequence DNA:
- the abcb8 gene encoding mitochondrial potassium channel ATP-binding subunit isoform X2, with product MIQLLCCRLSTTAPSQSRSFYSLCNKTGDKWKLSRLYTSSGPRAYSSSQQPSSAVSRIWSLTQRAFRHSSTRSNNPLGLKFLLGPAVLTVSARLLFHVAYCKADKNNNTLVEVTAKVPIPDFKWHILWEFVKPQLFALVCAVVLAFGAAILNIQIPLMLGDLVNVVARHLRENTGNYISEIQGPALKLLGLYGVQGLLTSGYIILLSRVGERVAADMRKTLFASLLRQDVAFFDANKTGQLVNRLTADIQEFKSSFKLVISQGLRSITQTIGCFVSLYIISPKLTGLTVIVLPCLVGAGALIGSFLRKLSRLAQEQVAKATGVADEALGNVRTVKAFAMEERELQSYAYEVDKSCEMNENLGTGIAIFQGLSNMALNCIVLGTIFAGGTLISSNEMSPGDLMSFLVASQTVQRSLASISILFGQVVRGISSGARVFEYLSLQPTILLCGGGRIPYHSLTGRVDFLNISFSYPTRPGHEVLKKFNLTLPPCKTVAVVGESGGGKSTVAALLERFYDPTSGVVMLDGLDIRTLDLSWLRGQVIGFINQEPVLFGSSIMENIRFGKPDATDAEVISAAKQANAHRFITSFPDGYNTTVGLQVSEV from the exons ATGATTCAATTGCTTTGTTGTAGACTGAGCACTACTGCTCCTTCGCAGTCACGGTCATTTTATTCGCTGTGCAACAAAACAGGAGACAAATGGAAGCTGTCACG CTTGTATACATCTTCAGGACCCCGTGCATACAGCTCCTCACAGCAGCCCAGCAGTGCTGTGAGTCGGATTTGGAGCCTGACTCAAAGAGCCTTCCGCCACTCCTCCACTCGATCAAACAACCCCTTGGGTTTGAAATTCCTCCTGGGACCTGCGGTGCTCACTGTGTCAGCACGCCTGCTTTTTCACGTAGCTTACTGCAAGGCagataaaaacaacaacactttagtggaagttacagccaAAGTCCCGATTCCTGACTTCAAATGGCATATCCTGTGGGAATTTGTTAAACCCCAGTTGTTTGCACTCGTCTGTGCTGTTGTG CTTGCTTTCGGTGCAGCTATCCTGAACATTCAGATCCCGCTGATGCTTGGAGACCTGGTGAATGTTGTGGCGCGACACCTGAGAGAAAACACAGGGAATTACATCAGTGAGATACAAGGTCCTGCCCTAAAATTACTTGGCCTGTATGGTGTCCAA GGCCTGCTAACTAGTGGCTATATCATCCTGCTTTCAAGAGTGGGTGAGAGAGTGGCTGCAGACATGAGGAAGACCCTGTTTGCGTCGTTGCTACG gcaagATGTGGCTTTTTTTGATGCCAATAAAACCGGGCAGCTGGTGAATCGGTTGACTGCTGACATTCAGGAGTTCAAGTCATCCTTTAAACTGGTTATTTCTCAG GGGCTGCGGAGCATCACACAGACAATCGGGTGTTTTGTCTCGCTCTACATCATCTCACCCAAACTCACAGGCTTGACGGTGATCGTCCTCCCGTGTCTGGTGGGAGCGGGAGCTCTGATTGGCTCATTCCTGCGAAAATTGTCTCGCCTGGCTCAAGAGCAG GTGGCAAAAGCAACAGGAGTGGCAGACGAGGCCCTGGGGAATGTACGGACGGTCAAAGCTTTTGCAATGGAGGAACGGGAGCTCCA ATCATATGCGTATGAAGTTGATAAATCCTGTGAAATGAATGAAAATCTTGGCACTGGGATCGCCATTTTCCAAGGCCTGTCAAACATGGCCTTGAACT GCATCGTACTAGGAACGATATTTGCTGGGGGGACTTTAATTTCAAGCAATGAAATGTCCCCCGGAGACCTGATGTCTTTCTTAGTTGCATCTCAGACTGTTCAGAG GTCCTTAGCAAGTATTTCCATCCTTTTCGGACAG GTGGTGAGAGGAATAAGCTCCGGGGCTCGGGTCTTTGAGTACCTCTCTTTGCAGCCAACCATCCTTCTCTGTGGAGGAGGACGAATCCCATATCATTCTCTGACTGGAAGAGTGGACTTCCTGAACATTTCATTCAG TTATCCAACGAGACCCGGCCACGAAGTCCTGAAGAAGTTTAACTTAACGCTGCCGCCCTGTAAAACCGTGGCAGTTGTCGGCGAATCTGGAGGAG gaaagtccaCCGTGGCTGCCTTACTGGAACGTTTTTATGACCCAACAAGTGGTGTGGTCATGTTGGACGGGCTTGATATCCGAACGCTGGACCTGTCCTGGCTCAGAGGGCAAGTCATTGGATTCATTAATCAG GAACCTGTTTTGTTTGGATCTTCCATCATGGAGAACATCCGCTTTGGGAAGCCAGACGCCACAGATGCTGAAGTCATTAGTGCAGCAAAGCAAGCCAACGCTCACCGCTTTATTACCAGTTTCCCAGATGGTTATAACACCACGGTCG GTCTCCAGGTGAGCGAGGTGTGA
- the abcb8 gene encoding mitochondrial potassium channel ATP-binding subunit isoform X1, protein MIQLLCCRLSTTAPSQSRSFYSLCNKTGDKWKLSRLYTSSGPRAYSSSQQPSSAVSRIWSLTQRAFRHSSTRSNNPLGLKFLLGPAVLTVSARLLFHVAYCKADKNNNTLVEVTAKVPIPDFKWHILWEFVKPQLFALVCAVVLAFGAAILNIQIPLMLGDLVNVVARHLRENTGNYISEIQGPALKLLGLYGVQGLLTSGYIILLSRVGERVAADMRKTLFASLLRQDVAFFDANKTGQLVNRLTADIQEFKSSFKLVISQGLRSITQTIGCFVSLYIISPKLTGLTVIVLPCLVGAGALIGSFLRKLSRLAQEQVAKATGVADEALGNVRTVKAFAMEERELQSYAYEVDKSCEMNENLGTGIAIFQGLSNMALNCIVLGTIFAGGTLISSNEMSPGDLMSFLVASQTVQRSLASISILFGQVVRGISSGARVFEYLSLQPTILLCGGGRIPYHSLTGRVDFLNISFSYPTRPGHEVLKKFNLTLPPCKTVAVVGESGGGKSTVAALLERFYDPTSGVVMLDGLDIRTLDLSWLRGQVIGFINQEPVLFGSSIMENIRFGKPDATDAEVISAAKQANAHRFITSFPDGYNTTVGERGVTLSGGQKQRIAIARALIKNPSILVLDEATSALDAESERVVQEALDRATRGRTVLIIAHRLSTIQGADLICVMSNGRVVEAGTHLELLGKGGLYSDLIRRQKAEGQK, encoded by the exons ATGATTCAATTGCTTTGTTGTAGACTGAGCACTACTGCTCCTTCGCAGTCACGGTCATTTTATTCGCTGTGCAACAAAACAGGAGACAAATGGAAGCTGTCACG CTTGTATACATCTTCAGGACCCCGTGCATACAGCTCCTCACAGCAGCCCAGCAGTGCTGTGAGTCGGATTTGGAGCCTGACTCAAAGAGCCTTCCGCCACTCCTCCACTCGATCAAACAACCCCTTGGGTTTGAAATTCCTCCTGGGACCTGCGGTGCTCACTGTGTCAGCACGCCTGCTTTTTCACGTAGCTTACTGCAAGGCagataaaaacaacaacactttagtggaagttacagccaAAGTCCCGATTCCTGACTTCAAATGGCATATCCTGTGGGAATTTGTTAAACCCCAGTTGTTTGCACTCGTCTGTGCTGTTGTG CTTGCTTTCGGTGCAGCTATCCTGAACATTCAGATCCCGCTGATGCTTGGAGACCTGGTGAATGTTGTGGCGCGACACCTGAGAGAAAACACAGGGAATTACATCAGTGAGATACAAGGTCCTGCCCTAAAATTACTTGGCCTGTATGGTGTCCAA GGCCTGCTAACTAGTGGCTATATCATCCTGCTTTCAAGAGTGGGTGAGAGAGTGGCTGCAGACATGAGGAAGACCCTGTTTGCGTCGTTGCTACG gcaagATGTGGCTTTTTTTGATGCCAATAAAACCGGGCAGCTGGTGAATCGGTTGACTGCTGACATTCAGGAGTTCAAGTCATCCTTTAAACTGGTTATTTCTCAG GGGCTGCGGAGCATCACACAGACAATCGGGTGTTTTGTCTCGCTCTACATCATCTCACCCAAACTCACAGGCTTGACGGTGATCGTCCTCCCGTGTCTGGTGGGAGCGGGAGCTCTGATTGGCTCATTCCTGCGAAAATTGTCTCGCCTGGCTCAAGAGCAG GTGGCAAAAGCAACAGGAGTGGCAGACGAGGCCCTGGGGAATGTACGGACGGTCAAAGCTTTTGCAATGGAGGAACGGGAGCTCCA ATCATATGCGTATGAAGTTGATAAATCCTGTGAAATGAATGAAAATCTTGGCACTGGGATCGCCATTTTCCAAGGCCTGTCAAACATGGCCTTGAACT GCATCGTACTAGGAACGATATTTGCTGGGGGGACTTTAATTTCAAGCAATGAAATGTCCCCCGGAGACCTGATGTCTTTCTTAGTTGCATCTCAGACTGTTCAGAG GTCCTTAGCAAGTATTTCCATCCTTTTCGGACAG GTGGTGAGAGGAATAAGCTCCGGGGCTCGGGTCTTTGAGTACCTCTCTTTGCAGCCAACCATCCTTCTCTGTGGAGGAGGACGAATCCCATATCATTCTCTGACTGGAAGAGTGGACTTCCTGAACATTTCATTCAG TTATCCAACGAGACCCGGCCACGAAGTCCTGAAGAAGTTTAACTTAACGCTGCCGCCCTGTAAAACCGTGGCAGTTGTCGGCGAATCTGGAGGAG gaaagtccaCCGTGGCTGCCTTACTGGAACGTTTTTATGACCCAACAAGTGGTGTGGTCATGTTGGACGGGCTTGATATCCGAACGCTGGACCTGTCCTGGCTCAGAGGGCAAGTCATTGGATTCATTAATCAG GAACCTGTTTTGTTTGGATCTTCCATCATGGAGAACATCCGCTTTGGGAAGCCAGACGCCACAGATGCTGAAGTCATTAGTGCAGCAAAGCAAGCCAACGCTCACCGCTTTATTACCAGTTTCCCAGATGGTTATAACACCACGGTCG GTGAGCGAGGTGTGACGTTGTCAGGCGGACAGAAGCAGCGCATCGCCATTGCCCGAGCTTTGATCAAGAACCCGAGCATACTGGTGCTGGACGAGGCCACCAGCGCTTTAGATGCAGAGTCTGAACGAGTGGTCCAGGAAGCTCTGGACAGAGCCACACGAGGCCGCACTGTTCTCATCATCGCCCACAGACTGAGCACCATCCAAGGCGCCGACCTCATCTGTGTCATGAGCAACGGTCGTGTTGTCGAG GCTGGGACACATTTGGAACTACTGGGCAAAGGAGGACTCTACTCTGATCTGATCCGCAGACAAAAAGCCGAGGGGCAAAAATAG
- the abcb8 gene encoding mitochondrial potassium channel ATP-binding subunit isoform X3, whose translation MVSKQDVAFFDANKTGQLVNRLTADIQEFKSSFKLVISQGLRSITQTIGCFVSLYIISPKLTGLTVIVLPCLVGAGALIGSFLRKLSRLAQEQVAKATGVADEALGNVRTVKAFAMEERELQSYAYEVDKSCEMNENLGTGIAIFQGLSNMALNCIVLGTIFAGGTLISSNEMSPGDLMSFLVASQTVQRSLASISILFGQVVRGISSGARVFEYLSLQPTILLCGGGRIPYHSLTGRVDFLNISFSYPTRPGHEVLKKFNLTLPPCKTVAVVGESGGGKSTVAALLERFYDPTSGVVMLDGLDIRTLDLSWLRGQVIGFINQEPVLFGSSIMENIRFGKPDATDAEVISAAKQANAHRFITSFPDGYNTTVGERGVTLSGGQKQRIAIARALIKNPSILVLDEATSALDAESERVVQEALDRATRGRTVLIIAHRLSTIQGADLICVMSNGRVVEAGTHLELLGKGGLYSDLIRRQKAEGQK comes from the exons ATGGTGTCCAA gcaagATGTGGCTTTTTTTGATGCCAATAAAACCGGGCAGCTGGTGAATCGGTTGACTGCTGACATTCAGGAGTTCAAGTCATCCTTTAAACTGGTTATTTCTCAG GGGCTGCGGAGCATCACACAGACAATCGGGTGTTTTGTCTCGCTCTACATCATCTCACCCAAACTCACAGGCTTGACGGTGATCGTCCTCCCGTGTCTGGTGGGAGCGGGAGCTCTGATTGGCTCATTCCTGCGAAAATTGTCTCGCCTGGCTCAAGAGCAG GTGGCAAAAGCAACAGGAGTGGCAGACGAGGCCCTGGGGAATGTACGGACGGTCAAAGCTTTTGCAATGGAGGAACGGGAGCTCCA ATCATATGCGTATGAAGTTGATAAATCCTGTGAAATGAATGAAAATCTTGGCACTGGGATCGCCATTTTCCAAGGCCTGTCAAACATGGCCTTGAACT GCATCGTACTAGGAACGATATTTGCTGGGGGGACTTTAATTTCAAGCAATGAAATGTCCCCCGGAGACCTGATGTCTTTCTTAGTTGCATCTCAGACTGTTCAGAG GTCCTTAGCAAGTATTTCCATCCTTTTCGGACAG GTGGTGAGAGGAATAAGCTCCGGGGCTCGGGTCTTTGAGTACCTCTCTTTGCAGCCAACCATCCTTCTCTGTGGAGGAGGACGAATCCCATATCATTCTCTGACTGGAAGAGTGGACTTCCTGAACATTTCATTCAG TTATCCAACGAGACCCGGCCACGAAGTCCTGAAGAAGTTTAACTTAACGCTGCCGCCCTGTAAAACCGTGGCAGTTGTCGGCGAATCTGGAGGAG gaaagtccaCCGTGGCTGCCTTACTGGAACGTTTTTATGACCCAACAAGTGGTGTGGTCATGTTGGACGGGCTTGATATCCGAACGCTGGACCTGTCCTGGCTCAGAGGGCAAGTCATTGGATTCATTAATCAG GAACCTGTTTTGTTTGGATCTTCCATCATGGAGAACATCCGCTTTGGGAAGCCAGACGCCACAGATGCTGAAGTCATTAGTGCAGCAAAGCAAGCCAACGCTCACCGCTTTATTACCAGTTTCCCAGATGGTTATAACACCACGGTCG GTGAGCGAGGTGTGACGTTGTCAGGCGGACAGAAGCAGCGCATCGCCATTGCCCGAGCTTTGATCAAGAACCCGAGCATACTGGTGCTGGACGAGGCCACCAGCGCTTTAGATGCAGAGTCTGAACGAGTGGTCCAGGAAGCTCTGGACAGAGCCACACGAGGCCGCACTGTTCTCATCATCGCCCACAGACTGAGCACCATCCAAGGCGCCGACCTCATCTGTGTCATGAGCAACGGTCGTGTTGTCGAG GCTGGGACACATTTGGAACTACTGGGCAAAGGAGGACTCTACTCTGATCTGATCCGCAGACAAAAAGCCGAGGGGCAAAAATAG
- the cdk5 gene encoding cyclin-dependent kinase 5: MQKYEKLEKIGEGTYGTVFKAKNRETHEIVALKRVRLDDDDEGVPSSALREICLLKELKHKNIVRLHDVLHSDKKLTLVFEYCDQDLKKYFDSCNGDLDPETVKSFMYQLLKGLAFCHSRNVLHRDLKPQNLLINRNGELKLADFGLARAFGIPVRCYSAEVVTLWYRPPDVLFGAKLYSTSIDMWSAGCIFAELANAGRPLFPGNDVDDQLKRIFRLLGTPTEEQWPTMTKLPDYKPYPMYPATTSLVNVVPKLSSTGRDLLQNLLKCNPVQRISAEEALQHPYFADFCPP, encoded by the exons ATGCAGAAATATGAAAAGCTTGAAAAAATCGGAGAGG GTACATATGGGACCGTCTTCAAGGCAAAAAATAGAGAAACCCACGAAATAGTGGCGTTGAAACGGGTCAGGCTGGACGACGACGACGAG GGAGTGCCAAGTTCAGCTTTGAGAGAAATATGTCTTCTTAAGGAATTAAAGCATAAGAACATCGTCAG ACTACATGATGTGCTGCACAGTGACAAGAAGTTAACCTTGGTTTTTGAATATTGTGATCAG GACTTGAAGAAGTATTTTGACAGCTGTAATGGCGATCTAGATCCAGAAACTGTAAAG TCGTTCATGTACCAACTGCTGAAAGGCCTTGCTTTCTGTCACAGTCGAAATGTTCTTCATAGAGATCTGAAGCCCCAGAATCTCCTCATCAACAGA AACGGAGAACTGAAGCTAGCTGATTTTGGGTTGGCTCGAGCCTTCGGCATTCCTGTCAGATGTTACTCAGCAGAG GTGGTGACGTTGTGGTATCGACCTCCAGATGTCTTATTTGGCGCTAAACTTTATTCTACCTCCATCGACATGTGGTCAGCCGGGTGCATATTTgcag AGCTGGCTAATGCTGGACGGCCATTATTCCCTGGCAATGACGTGGACGACCAGCTGAAAAGAATCTTCAG ATTGTTGGGAACACCCACCGAGGAACAGTGGCCGACTATGACGAAGCTTCCTGATTACAAG CCATATCCCATGTATCCAGCCACCACATCACTGGTGAACGTGGTTCCCAAGCTAAGCAGCACAGGACGAGATCTACTGCAG AACCTGTTGAAATGTAATCCTGTCCAGAGGATTTCAGCGGAAGAGGCCTTGCAGCACCCTTACTTTGCTGATTTCTGCCCACCCTAA